The genomic DNA aaaaaaaactttgaaactgctgtccagaatttaaaataattttacacaaatggttcttgtatgaccttctacaaatattgttcattttCTTCTGACTTGTCaagaaacatggccgccagagggcgttgtcttttttcatcaacaatttctataaacAATATCTCCACCCACACcacagaatggattttgatgaaactttacacaaaagatctcttggtagccctctttcaaactGGTTCCGGTTCTTTGAACATATGTtacttgatatttggcatgtgatatcagatttgtaatttctaccgtaattattcaaattattgcattAGGTTCAAAAAAGTATGTGacatatttatctatttattttgttgggtttaacgacgcaccgacacaattttagttcatatggcgactttcaagctttgatggtggaggaagaccccagatgcccctccatgcattatttcatcacgagcgggtgtTATGTCATTTACTTGTCAGGATAAACCAAGTTAGGGTTCGAGACCCAATATGAGTAACACTCTTAaaggttaatacattttaatctgCATGATACAAGTGCAACTACAAAACTCAATACTTGACAATGAAACATGCCTATTATATAACACAGTAACAATAACTCAATGTCCTAATAGTGTTGCTGATACAGCGTTGTTGTGTCCCTTAGTATGTATGTAATCCAGTTACACAACACCCCTTTTCCAAAGTATGAAAGTTACTGTTGATCTTTAACTCGAGGTTTGTCTGTAACATTATGGTGGTGTTATGCACTAATAgaagtaaaatatgtaaaaacataattgaaatgtCACATCGTACATTCCACTGTTAATGCTAACCTAAGCTAAATTAAATCAATAATTGTAAACTGCCTCAAACAATTACAAGTTTAAACGATCTGGCGGTTTGGAAATTCTCCCAGACCTTGTAACAACACTGTTTGAACTTTCAGCATTTGATGTGTTTTGATGAGGAGACAGATGCGAGTCTGATTGTTCGTTAGACACTGGTGACTGGAATGGGATATCAATTTCTTTATCAAAGCTTACTGTTTTGTTCAGTTTAACTAAATGTCTACGATTTCTTGAAATAATACTTTTAGGAGTTTCTACAACAAATGATCTCGGTCGTGAatcttcttttattattttaccctCAATATTCATGTCTTTCACAAATACCCCATCCCCTTGCTTCAGTGGAGGAAGGTACTGAGCGCGTCTAGACCTGTCGTAATTTCTTTTGAGTAATTAcggtaatttttttctttctgctgTATCTCTCTAGAATTTACCGGTTTCGGATCAAGCTTTTGTGGCGCTTGAGGGAGTGTAGTTTTAATCTGACGCCCGAATAACAATTGACTTGGCGAAAGCCCATTTTGCAACATAGCGAGATACGGATCATCACACGCGTTCAGCGGACGTTTGACAGTCTGTACGGCACGTTCAGCTTCTGAATTACCCATAGGGTACCTCGGACTTGAGGTTATGTGCTCGATACCGTAATCAGCACAAAACTTGTTGAAAGTATCCGAAGCATATTGCGGACCTCCGTCTGTGACTATAATGTCGCATAGTCCATGACGTGACAATATTGATTTAAGATGCGCAACAACAGTCGCAGACGACAATGAACTGAGTTTAGCTATTTCAATGTAGCGAGAATAATAATCTATCACCAGCAAATATGTGCAACCGCGCCATTGAAACAAATCTGAACCTAACTTAGACCAACACCTGTCTGGAAAAGGTGTAGCAATCAATTGCTCTCTTTTTTCGTTTTGCATTTTAGCGCAAGTATCACACCCTTTAACAAGATTTTCAATGTCTTTGCTTATTCCTAGCCACCAAACAGATTCTTTTGCCCTTGATCTACATTTATTGATCCCTTGGTGGGCCTCATGTAACCTAGCCAAAATATCTGTTTTCAATTCAGATGGAATAATAAGCCTGTCATTTCTCATTAACAACCCATTGTTTACAGTAATTTCACCTTGAAATTtccaatataattttgaaatttcacatgactCTGATTCAGGCCACCCATTTTGAgtaaattcaattaatttttgaCAGACAAAGTCTGACATTTGCTTTGACCTTATTTCCTGCAGTCGTTTGTCTGTGGCTGGCAAACTTTTAAGTACTAAATCAACATACATTTGAGTTTCAGTGCAGTTTTGCCTATCCTCAAATGTCAAACTGTCACACCTTGGATGTCTACTAAGTAGGTCAGGTATGATTAACTCTTTACCAGGCATATGTGAAATTGTGACGAAAATTGCATGAGTCTCAGTCTGAAACGTGTATTCGTACTGGTAATTCACTCAAGTCCTTTTGTCCCAGAAGTGGTACTAATGGTTTATGGTCAGTAACTATAGTAAAGGATTTCCCTATTAAGAAGTCCTTATGCTTTTCACATCAATATGTGACCCCTAGAGCTTCTTTCTCTATGGTTGAATACCTTTGTTCTGTTGAAGTTAAAGCCCTTGAAGCATATGAAACTGGCTTGAATTCCCCATTGTCTTGTTTCTGGAGCACTACACAACCAATTGCATAATTGGAGCTGTCCGTCATAAGAGTAGTCTCTCTGTTTGGGTCATACAGTGCAAGAACAGGTGTTTCTGTCAAAATACACTTGATCTTATCAAATGCTTCCTGTTGGTCACTACCCCAGTAAAATTGATTTTACTACTCAGCAAATCTCTAATTGGCTCTGAATACTCAGCTAGAAGTGGGGAAAACTTTCCTAGCTGTGTGACCATGCCCATGAAACTTCGAACACTGTGCACATCCTTAGGAGGTGCCAAGTCCCTAATAGCCTTGACTTTGTCAGGGTCTACAGCTATGCCATCTTGGCCAACCATATGTCCAACAAACTTTACCTGAGTTTTCTTGAACACCAATTGTCTTGGTTAAGAGTCAAGTTTGCTTGTTCTAGCCTAGTTAAGACAGTCTCTAGTCTTGAGTCATGCTCTTCACTTGTCCGTCCATAAACTAGAATATCGTCAGTCTGGCATAAAACACCGTCTATGCCTTCAAGGATTTGCGACATTCGCTTCTGAAAATATTCAGAACTGCTGCTAAGCCCCATAGGCAGTCGTTTAAATGCGAACCTGCCAAATGGCGTTATGAATGTTGTGAGTAACTGACTCTCTGGTGCAAGATTTATTTGCCAAAACCCGCTATTGGCGTCCAGCTTGCTGAAATACTTTGCACCAGCCATCCGCCCCAAACTTTGATCTATAGTGGGCAAGGGATAATTTTCAAGGcgtacatttttattcaactggGTAAGGTCAACGCATATTCTAACATTAGAATCGCTTTTTGGTACACAGACTATGCCTGCACACCAGTCAGTGCTTTGATCGACCTTGAAAATGACGCCCGACTTTTCCATTCTTTCAAGTTCAGCTTTTACTTTTGGAAGCAATGGAATAGGTACACGTCGCGGTACTGCAAGAGCAAACGGTTTCGCTCCTTCATTAAGGGAAAGACGGTATTCTCCATCTAACTGTCCTAGCTCCCTAAACAATCTAGGATGGGTGCGCTTAACAGAATCTACCGAAGTAACTTCATCGATGTTAAGCTTGACCAAATTTAAACCGATAATTGCCGGTCTACCCAATAGACTACGATCAATGCCACACACGACATATATTTCTTCTACTGAGTACTTGTTTTGGCTTGATAACGTTTCGGTAAAAGAACCTAAGACATTCAATTTCTTATTTCCAGGGCCAAataggtttttgtttgttttctttaattttggacTTCCTAGAGATAAGTATACAGTTTCAGGTATCACCGTAACATCAGCCCCAGTGTCTATCTTAAAACAGACTAACAAATGTCTCACCTTTAGTTTGGCTCTCCATTGACCATCTCCTGTTTCTATTGTTCCCAGATAATCACTTTTTTCTGTGAGTTCATTTAGTGTTTTAGTTCTGCAGCACACAGAGAAATGATCCATCTTTCCACATTTGAGGCAGTTTTTCCCTTTTGCGGGGCATTTTCCCTGAATATGCGTCCGGTTACACCTAGTACATTGATTTTGTCCTTTAGGCATCGGAGTcctatgttgtttcttttttgttggattttgcTTCGGCGCCGATATTCTCCCAAAGACTGTTTTGGTCTGGCTCCGCGGCTGACCTCGTCCGCTGACCCTCGCTCTTTATCGTGCTGATCTTTGACCTGTCGTTTTACGATTTCATTTTGTCTAGCCATTTGAACTGCCTTTTCAAGTGTGAGTTCTGATTCTAATTGCATTTTCTCAGATAAATTTGTATCTAATATTCCAATCACTATTTTGTCCCTTATTTGCTCATTTTTGGTGTCTCCTGGaaatgcacaattttcagacAATTCGTAAAGTGTTCGTATGAATGACTCAACGGTCTCTCCTTGATTTGTCGTCTTGAATGAAATTTTGCACGTTCatgtataacatttttctttggattgaaatgtttatcaaattcgtccaagactttttcaaatttcttgcTATCATCAGCTGATAGATTGAAGGATTTAAACAGATTGTCTGCATTTTGACCCATTgtataaattaatgtagccaCCTGGATCTCTCCATCATCCTTATGTAGTTTTGATGCAGTTCGATAGaataaaaatctttgtttccactCATTCCATTTGCTCGGATGCGTAAAATCGAAATTTCTGGAGGTGATAATTTCGCCATTATTCCAACAATTTAATGTTGCACTCTGttataaacaatttaatgttaatccatattaatttacaatttaatGTAAGTCCACTTTGCGTCAGTTTTTAACTTCTGACACCATGTTATGTCATTTACTTGTCGGGATAAACCAAGTTAGGGTTCGAGACCCAATATGAATAACACTCTTAaaggttaatacattttaatctgCATGATACAAGTGCAACTACAATACTCAATACTTGACAATGAAACATGCCTATTATATAACACAGTAACAATAACTCAATGTCCTAATAGTGTTGCTGATACAGCGTTGTTGTGTCCCTTAGTATGTATGTAATCCAGTTACACAacagcgggcacctgggtagaaccaccgaccttccgtaagcaagctggatggcttcctcacatgaagaattcaacgccccgagtgagactcgaacccaaatcgatgaggggcaagtgatttgaagtcaacgaccttaaccactcggccaaggaggccccatatgtgaaatatatataatataagctaacatagaagaaatctACCTCTGTACTAATACAAATACACTTGaaaccttgtacacaggtgagcgttttagggtcaatgaccctcatatttgtatattgtagagaaagaaatatcagtatttcCTTTTTTCTCTTAATTTATGAATGTACAGCGTACTTTGAAATTAAATGTATCAATGTTCCATTTTCACGACGAATATCAAATGTGCTAATGACAATATAAGCAAACATTTACGATACCGCtgctattttattacaaatttttttcgatttttttgtttgttaaactaaaaatagacacaaaatgaatttttttttttttcataacttcGAATAAAAAAGCGTGTTCTTATAACTAATTGCAATTTTAAATCATGAACTTACTGTTTCACCAAAAATATACTTTTCGTTACATATGGCCACAACAAAAAAGCAGATGAATATCTCAATTTACTACAGGGGAAAAACAATgggattttctacattttgccGCCATACCTTTCTTTAGCTTTTCATATATAACGCCTTTTAACTCTTTAAAGAAAACCTCACTTTTATGAAAAAGGTAATATCGCCGATGGTTAAAAATGTAATACACAGTTAGCTTTTTCTGAgaatattttctgtaaattttcataaa from Mercenaria mercenaria strain notata chromosome 11, MADL_Memer_1, whole genome shotgun sequence includes the following:
- the LOC128546698 gene encoding uncharacterized protein K02A2.6-like; the encoded protein is MVGQDGIAVDPDKVKAIRDLAPPKDVHSVRSFMGMVTQLGKFSPLLAEYSEPIRDLLSSEITVNNGLLMRNDRLIIPSELKTDILARLHEAHQGINKCRSRAKESVWWLGISKDIENLVKGCDTCAKMQNEKREQLIATPFPDRCWSKLGSDLFQWRGCTYLLVIDYYSRYIEIAKLSSLSSATVVAHLKSILSRHGLCDIIVTDGGPQYASDTFNKFCADYGIEHITSSPRYPMGNSEAERAVQTVKRPLNACDDPYLAMLQNGLSPSQLLFGRQIKTTLPQAPQKLDPKPVNSREIQQKEKNYRNYSKEITTGLDALSTFLH